In Pochonia chlamydosporia 170 chromosome 3, whole genome shotgun sequence, the following are encoded in one genomic region:
- a CDS encoding tRNA-splicing endonuclease subunit Sen15 (similar to Metarhizium robertsii ARSEF 23 XP_007819819.1): MESKQDQHSLATNWVSHAVLQNLADQHDWTCLELHEGPDQPRPIIKGLPPKRLYLHPDDQIAALAHEEATGEKLLNTPEFEWVLAVHISETWSLGKFSAVFDTISNTSAQQKRIVLATVHNDSTVVYYVMHEGLVKPRQN; encoded by the coding sequence ATGGAGTCCAAGCAAGATCAGCATTCTCTCGCCACAAATTGGGTTTCACACGCGGTCCTTCAAAACCTTGCAGACCAACATGACTGGACTTGCTTAGAGCTCCATGAAGGACCAGATCAACCTCGACCTATCATCAAAGGTCTGCCACCAAAGCGGCTGTATTTGCACCCCGACGATCAAATTGCTGCTCTCGCTCACGAAGAAGCCACCGGGGAGAAGCTGCTCAACACCCCCGAGTTCGAATGGGTCTTGGCCGTGCATATCAGTGAGACTTGGTCTCTCGGCAAGTTCTCGGCTGTTTTCGACACAATCTCTAATACCAGTGCGCAACAAAAGAGAATAGTGCTGGCAACAGTTCACAACGATTCCACAGTGGTTTACTATGTAATGCACGAAGGATTGGTCAAACCTCGTCAAAATTGA
- a CDS encoding Yippee-like protein (similar to Beauveria bassiana ARSEF 2860 XP_008603429.1), with product MGLSYNTYLNSSKIYGCKSCKAHLANHEDIISRNFRGQHGKAYLFHSVVNIEAGDPSERNMTTGRHIVRDITCRQCKETVGWKYDKAYENSEKYKEGKFILEAELLCNVT from the exons ATGGGCCTTTCGTACAACACTTATCTAAATAGCAGCAAGATCTACGGCTGCAAGTCGTGCAAGGCTCACCTTGCAAACCACGAGGACATTATCAGTCGG AACTTCCGCGGACAGCATGGCAAGGCGTATCTGTTTCACAGTGTGGTGAACATCGAGGCCGGTGATCCCAGTGAGCGGAATATGACAACTGGTAGGCATATTGTGCGAGATATTACCTGCCGCCAATGCAAGGAAACCGTTGGTTGGAAGTACGACAAAGCCTACGAGAACTCTGAAAAGTACAAAGAAGGGAAATTTATCCTCGAAGCAGAGCTTCTATGCAACGTCACCTGA
- a CDS encoding COBW domain-containing protein (similar to Metarhizium robertsii ARSEF 23 XP_011411649.1) — protein sequence MSYTRDNNTEAEPFPSVDQGSPIELTQSPNSDGSKVAVANRPAASSSLSGRLRRVSQSFEQSELPEGFFAATGGIASSILSRQTGPRVTSGTLSSARTQTAPLGEDATQPTPIQPVPEEIRTESNHDGSSGTQTIAKCAGEPASAAPFPNGYHFPPKHSFGESTKLGLLAFWSYILTPVGFAVTIYGLNVVAWGGMLFLLLCNASPAMCHPTCNDINSPRRIWIEIDSQILNALFCVTGFGLAPWRFRDLYFLLQYRLAKKHEALRRLAGIHRGWFRLAGSRELPPSVGPRNVNGNELQPTSRSAIPFPETKIPEAPLTGVRARPTQVWKLDLVIWLMVANTFLQCVLSGFMWGMNRYNRPSWATGLFVALGCSVAGVGGFIMFLEGKAVKGIEGVPVSQKDMERLEQDREQGIWHFNNIQDKNLDVKGKQGKQ from the exons ATGTCCTACACCAGAGACAACAATACAGAGGCCGAGCCTTTTCCCTCCGTCGACCAAGGCTCGCCGATAGAACTCACGCAATCTCCCAATTCTGATGGATCAAAGGTTGCAGTCGCGAACCGCCCGGCTGCGTCGTCTTCCCTCAGCGGACGTCTGCGCCGTGTATCCCAAAGCTTTGAACAATCCGAGCTTCCTGaaggcttctttgctgcAACCGGTGGTATAGCTTCGTCAATTCTCTCACGGCAGACTGGCCCTCGAGTTACCTCTGGTACGCTTAGTTCCGCTCGAACGCAAACAGCCCCTTTGGGTGAAGATGCTACGCAACCTACCCCGATTCAACCCGTACCCGAAGAAATCCGCACAGAAAGCAACCATGATGGCAGCTCGGGTACCCAGACAATAGCCAAGTGCGCAGGTGAACCGGCCTCGGCAGCCCCATTCCCAAACGGTTATCATTTTCCTCCAAAACACTCATTTGGCGAATCGACAAagcttggccttcttgcgtTCTGGAGCTACATTCTCACACCTGTGGGTTTTGCGGTCACCATTTACGGATTGAACGTGGTTGCCTGGGGTGGAATGCTGTTTCTGCTACTTTGCAATGCCT CGCCTGCGATGTGCCACCCTACCTGCAATGACATCAACTCACCACGACGCATCTGGATCGAAATCGACTCACAAATTCTCAATGCGCTGTTCTGCGTCACCGGGTTTGGACTTGCTCCCTGGCGGTTCAGAGATTTATACTTTCTGCTACAGTACCGGCTGGCCAAAAAGCACGAAGCCCTCCGGCGACTGGCGGGTATTCATCGTGGCTGGTTTCGACTGGCAGGCTCGAGAGAACTGCCACCCTCTGTTGGCCCACGCAACGTTAATGGGAACGAGCTTCAGCCAACCTCACGCTCTGCGATCCCATTTCCCGAGACGAAGATTCCCGAGGCTCCCCTTACAGGAGTGCGAGCCAGACCAACCCAAGTTTGGAAACTGGATCTAGTTATCTGGTTGATGGTAGCAAATACATTCTTACAGTGCGTTTTGTCAGGATTCATGTGGGGTATGAACCGTTATAATCGCCCGAGTTGGGCCACAGGCCTCTTTGTTGCCCTGGGATGCTCAgtggctggtgttggagggTTCATCATGTTTCTAGAAGGAAAGGCTGTTAAAGGTATAGAAGGCGTCCCGGTCAGCCAGAAAGATATGGAACGGCTGGAGCAAGACAGGGAGCAAGGTATCTGGCACTTCAATAACATCCAGGATAAGAACCTCGATGTCAAGGGGAAACAAGGGAAGCAATGA